The genomic DNA ACCTCGACCTCGGCCCCCAGCGCGGCCTCCCAGACCGCGAGGGGAAGCTCCAGGTGGAGGTCGTCACCTCTCCGCTCGAAGAGCGGGTGCGGCATGACCCGCACCTGGAGATAGAGGTCACCGCGCGGGCCTCCGCCTGCGCCGGCGCCACCTTCCCCGGCGGCGCGGACGCGGGAACCGTCCCGCACGCCCGCCGGGATCTTGACCTCTACCCGGCGGGGGCGCGTCACCTCGCCCGCTCCGCCGCAGGTCGGGCAAGGGCTCCCCGCGTGTTGCCCGGCCCCACCGCACGTCGCACACCGCTCGGGCAACTCGAGCTCGACGGTCCGTCGCGTTCCCTGAGCGGCCTCATCCAGGCTGACCTCGATGGGGGTCTCGAGGTCCTGGCCGCGCCGGCTCGGCGAGCCTCGCCCGAAGGGCCGCCCACCGCCGAGGATATCCTCGAAGTCGATGGTCCCCGCTCCGCCCCCCGGGCGAGCCCGCCCCGCGCCGCGAGCGCCGAGGTCGCCGAAGAACGTGCGGAAGAATTCGGAGAAATCATGGAGGTCCCCGCGCTCGACGTGGACCTGGTAGTTGCCGAACCCACCCGGGGCGCCGCCCGCGCCCGGAAAGCCCTCGGCATAACGCTGCCAGTCGCCCCCGAGGGTGTCGTAGCGCCGGCGCTTCGCGGGGTCCGACAGGACCTCGTAGGCTTCGTTGGCCTCCTTGAAGCGCTCGCCGGCGGCCTTGTTCCCGGGGTTCATGTCGGGATGGTGCTTCCGGGCCAGCCGGCGGTAGGCCTTCTTGATGGCCTTCTCGTCGGCCGTCCGGTCGACCCCGAGGATCTTGTAGTAGTCCTTGTACGCGACAGCCATCTCAGTCAGTCCCTACGCCATTTCGGGGGGTCTCGGAAGACCCCCCGATAATCGGTTGCGGCCGCACAGCCGCCGCTCGGAGCGCTGCCCGACGCGCCGCACGCTCGGAGCGAGCTCCCGGTTACTCCGACAGCCTCCTGGGCGGTTTCCGGCTCCTCCTTGGATTGTAGCAAACCCGACAGGGGGGCCGGTCCGGACTGGGGCGGCCCGCTGGGCGCCGTCGGAACGACCAGGCGCAACGGACCGCGCAACCGCCAAGGATTGGTGGTCCGCTCCGAGCGGCGGCTGTGCCGCCGCAATTGTCCTGGGGGAGGTCTCGGAGGAGGCCGTCGAGGCCCCCTCCGACTGCCTTACCCGCGGCCCACGGTGAAGGCGACGAAGAGCGCGGAAGACCCGCGCTGGAGCAGGAGTGTCACCCGCTCGCCCTCCTTGAGCCCGCGCGCGAGGCGCTCGAACTCGGCGACGTTCCTGATTTTCTGCCGATTGAGCTCCCGGATGACGTCACCCGGCTGGATCCCGCCGGTGTCGGCCGGGCTGCCCGACTCGACCGACGCCACCACGACGCCCTCGGCAGCCCGAAGACCGAGCTGGCGCGCCAGGTCCGGCGTGAGCGGCTTCACCTCGAGCCCGAGCAGGCTCCTGGCCTTGGAGGACCGTCCAGCGATTTCGGCCTCGTCCGGGGCCTCGCCGATCTTCACCTCTACCGTGCGCTCGCCGCGCTCGCGCAGCAGCTTGACCTTCGCGCTACTGCCGGGCCCGGCGAGGCCGACCGCGCGCTGGAGGTCGCTCGGCGCCGACACGCGCTTGCCGTTGAACTCCACGATGATGTCGCCCGACTTGAGGCCGGCCTTCTCGGCCGGACTCCCCTCCACGACGTCGGCGACCAGGACGCCGCTCTCCTCCTTGGCGCCGAAGCTCTTCGAGAGCTCCGCGGTCAGCGGCTGCACGCTGACCCCGAGCCAGCCCCGGGTCACTTTGCCGCGGGTGGTGAGCTCCCCGTAGATCTTCTTGGCCAGGTTGATCGGGATGGCGAAGCCGATGCCCAGCGAGCCGCCGGTGCGGCTCACGATGGCCGTGTTGATCCCGATGACCTCGCCCGCCATGTCGACGAGCGGGCCGCCCGAGTTGCCCGGGTTGATCGCGGCGTCGGTCTGGAGGAAATCATCGAAGGGTCCCTGGCCGAGGACGCGGCCCTTGGCGCTGATGATGCCCGCGGTGACCGTCTGGGTGAACCCGAACGGGCTGCCGATGGCGAGCACCCAGTCCCCGACCTGTGCCACGTCGGAATCCCCCAGCCGCGCCGCCGGGTAGTTCGCGCCACCCGCGATCCGGAGCACGGCGAGGTCGGACTTGGCATCGGCGCCGAGGACCTTGGCCTTGTGCTTTTTCCCGTCGGCGGTGACGACCTCGATCTCCGAGGCTCCCTCGACGACGTGGGCGTTCGTGAGCGCGATCCCCGACGGGTCCACGACGACGCCCGAGCCGAGGCTCTTCTGCGTGTACTCGCGGGGCCCCCCGAAGAAGCGACGGAAGAACTCCTCCCCGAAGAACTCCTCCATCGGGCTCCGCGGCCCGGCGAAGGGGTTCTTCAGGACGGTCACGGTGTTGATGTTGATGACGGCCGGCCCGACCGTGGCCGCCACCTGCCGGAACGTGTTCGAGCTCTCCGGCGCCGCGACCCGGACGATCGGGGCCGCCACCAATGCCGACCGCGGAGCCTGGGCGAAGCTCGTCACGCCGTAGGCGCCCAGCCCGGCCCCGATCGACACCGCCACCACCACCAGCG from Candidatus Methylomirabilota bacterium includes the following:
- a CDS encoding DnaJ C-terminal domain-containing protein, which produces MAVAYKDYYKILGVDRTADEKAIKKAYRRLARKHHPDMNPGNKAAGERFKEANEAYEVLSDPAKRRRYDTLGGDWQRYAEGFPGAGGAPGGFGNYQVHVERGDLHDFSEFFRTFFGDLGARGAGRARPGGGAGTIDFEDILGGGRPFGRGSPSRRGQDLETPIEVSLDEAAQGTRRTVELELPERCATCGGAGQHAGSPCPTCGGAGEVTRPRRVEVKIPAGVRDGSRVRAAGEGGAGAGGGPRGDLYLQVRVMPHPLFERRGDDLHLELPLAVWEAALGAEVEVPTLRGRVTMKIPPETSSGKTFRLPGYGIPHLRGGGQGDELVRVKIVLPQTLTPRERELFEELRRLRPTPPR
- a CDS encoding DegQ family serine endoprotease codes for the protein MMQLRRRTLCALVVVAVSIGAGLGAYGVTSFAQAPRSALVAAPIVRVAAPESSNTFRQVAATVGPAVININTVTVLKNPFAGPRSPMEEFFGEEFFRRFFGGPREYTQKSLGSGVVVDPSGIALTNAHVVEGASEIEVVTADGKKHKAKVLGADAKSDLAVLRIAGGANYPAARLGDSDVAQVGDWVLAIGSPFGFTQTVTAGIISAKGRVLGQGPFDDFLQTDAAINPGNSGGPLVDMAGEVIGINTAIVSRTGGSLGIGFAIPINLAKKIYGELTTRGKVTRGWLGVSVQPLTAELSKSFGAKEESGVLVADVVEGSPAEKAGLKSGDIIVEFNGKRVSAPSDLQRAVGLAGPGSSAKVKLLRERGERTVEVKIGEAPDEAEIAGRSSKARSLLGLEVKPLTPDLARQLGLRAAEGVVVASVESGSPADTGGIQPGDVIRELNRQKIRNVAEFERLARGLKEGERVTLLLQRGSSALFVAFTVGRG